Proteins encoded together in one Impatiens glandulifera chromosome 1, dImpGla2.1, whole genome shotgun sequence window:
- the LOC124909971 gene encoding uncharacterized protein LOC124909971 produces the protein MFRSSSDLPAKSMSTQVRPEDKFSGRLISKETSSTPAPNSSFRVYYGGVSGTVPFTWESCPGTPKHPLSHSTSLPPLTPPPSYYSYNSDSTHRRRRCSRSNLFRNFWSNFNQRTSSRRIPPSPSLSSSSWSSCSSTRSSSSSVHSMPSSLRGKNQMRNWEFFDHNRNKSINDDDDSGGWRTPCFGFGKQINGGSIRDVYAVGVAKKALQVLLGRGSGH, from the coding sequence ATGTTCCGATCAAGTTCCGACCTTCCGGCGAAATCAATGTCGACCCAGGTCAGACCGGAGGACAAATTCTCCGGCAGGCTAATTTCCAAGGAAACATCGTCGACGCCGGCGCCGAATTCCTCCTTCCGAGTGTACTACGGTGGAGTCTCCGGCACCGTCCCTTTTACATGGGAATCTTGTCCGGGAACTCCAAAACATCCTTTATCACATTCAACATCTCTTCCTCCTTTAACTCCTCCCCCTTCATACTACTCCTACAACTCCGATTCCACCCACCGCCGCCGTCGTTGTTCAAGATCCAATCTTTTCCGCAATTTCTGGTCAAATTTCAACCAAAGAACATCATCCCGCCGTATTCCTCCATCTCCATCGCTATCATCTTCATCATGGTCATCCTGTTCTTCCACAAGATCTTCATCGTCCTCTGTTCATAGCATGCCTTCCAGTTTGAGAGGGAAAAACCAGATGCGGAATTGGGAATTCTTTGACCATAATCGAAACAAATCaattaatgatgatgatgatagtgGCGGTTGGCGTACGCCGTGTTTTGGTTTTGGAAAACAGATTAATGGTGGGTCGATTCGAGATGTTTATGCGGTTGGAGTGGCTAAGAAGGCTTTGCAGGTGTTATTGGGTCGTGGATCTGGTCATTGA